In a genomic window of Helianthus annuus cultivar XRQ/B chromosome 10, HanXRQr2.0-SUNRISE, whole genome shotgun sequence:
- the LOC110884092 gene encoding uncharacterized protein LOC110884092 isoform X1 yields MRALMVLCSDSVGYMNSLKNYGFMDHILYLLHNGEVSVQESALMAASWLSATSDESKKAMGDAGYIAELDRFLDAKSFEAREIAAETLQRLLIVPRSQKRFVQTDQNVNLLLQMIDPEEGNSGNRKVLLSIIMSLTFYHEGGKKILSSGYMKTIEKLAEDQVLDAKKIIRNLSSSRIQSIIRGISHS; encoded by the coding sequence ATGCGTGCACTAATGGTTTTGTGTTCGGATTCAGTTGGGTACATGAACAGTTTGAAAAACTATGGGTTTATGGATCATATATTGTACTTGCTTCACAATGGTGAGGTTTCGGTTCAAGAATCGGCGTTAATGGCTGCATCTTGGCTTTCCGCAACTTCAGATGAGTCCAAGAAAGCGATGGGTGATGCGGGGTATATCGCGGAACTTGATAGGTTTCTTGATGCGAAGTCATTTGAGGCTCGAGAGATTGCAGCAGAGACGCTTCAGCGGCTGTTGATAGTTCCCAGGAGTCAAAAACGATTCGTGCAGACCGATCAGAATGTGAATCTGCTTCTGCAAATGATCGATCCAGAAGAAGGTAATTCGGGTAATAGAAAAGTTTTACTTTCGATAATCATGTCATTAACTTTTTATCATGAAGGTGGGAAAAAAATATTAAGCTCTGGGTACATGAAAACCATAGAAAAACTTGCTGAGGATCAAGTTTTGGATGCCAAAAAGATCATAAGAAACCTCTCTTCGAGTCGAATTCAAAGCATAATTAGGGGAATTTCGCATTCTTGA
- the LOC110884092 gene encoding uncharacterized protein LOC110884092 isoform X2, which produces MRALMVLCSDSVGYMNSLKNYGFMDHILYLLHNGEVSVQESALMAASWLSATSDESKKAMGDAGYIAELDRFLDAKSFEAREIAAETLQRLLIVPRSQKRFVQTDQNVNLLLQMIDPEEGGKKILSSGYMKTIEKLAEDQVLDAKKIIRNLSSSRIQSIIRGISHS; this is translated from the exons ATGCGTGCACTAATGGTTTTGTGTTCGGATTCAGTTGGGTACATGAACAGTTTGAAAAACTATGGGTTTATGGATCATATATTGTACTTGCTTCACAATGGTGAGGTTTCGGTTCAAGAATCGGCGTTAATGGCTGCATCTTGGCTTTCCGCAACTTCAGATGAGTCCAAGAAAGCGATGGGTGATGCGGGGTATATCGCGGAACTTGATAGGTTTCTTGATGCGAAGTCATTTGAGGCTCGAGAGATTGCAGCAGAGACGCTTCAGCGGCTGTTGATAGTTCCCAGGAGTCAAAAACGATTCGTGCAGACCGATCAGAATGTGAATCTGCTTCTGCAAATGATCGATCCAGAAGAAG GTGGGAAAAAAATATTAAGCTCTGGGTACATGAAAACCATAGAAAAACTTGCTGAGGATCAAGTTTTGGATGCCAAAAAGATCATAAGAAACCTCTCTTCGAGTCGAATTCAAAGCATAATTAGGGGAATTTCGCATTCTTGA